A stretch of Episyrphus balteatus chromosome 2, idEpiBalt1.1, whole genome shotgun sequence DNA encodes these proteins:
- the LOC129909141 gene encoding probable methylmalonate-semialdehyde dehydrogenase [acylating], mitochondrial codes for MSMSLVRLIKVETRLLTQRCYSSSSAPTTKLFIDGKFVESKTKDWIDLHDPATNKVVTRVPKATPEEMQQALESSKKAFKSWSQTSVLSRQQIMFNLQALIKKNMAELAKNITQEQGKTLIDAEGDVLRGLQVVEHCCSIPSLTMGEHVPNIAKDMDSYSLTLPLGVTAGIAPFNFPAMIPLWMFPVAITCGNTSIIKPSERVPGATMMLMELLNEAGCPPGVVNVIHGAHDSVNFICDAPEIKAVSFVGSDQAGKYIYERAGRNGKRVQSNMGAKNHGVIMADANKENTLNQLTGAAFGAAGQRCMALSTAVFVGEAQKWIPDLVERAQKLKVNAGHLPGTDIGPVISPESKQRIFDLVQSGVDEGAKLLLDGRNIKVPGYEGGNFVGPTILCNVSPQMKCYKEEIFGPVLVILNADTIDDAIELINKNPYGNGTAIFTTNGATSRKFVNEIDVGQVGVNVPIPVPLPMFSFTGSRGSFMGDHHFYGKQGVKFYTQTKTVTQLWRQTDVSHTQAAVAMPTMK; via the exons accCGCCTCCTTACACAACGATGCTATTCATCAAGCTCGGCCCCAACGACTAAACTTTTCATCGATGGCAAATTTGTTGAGTCCAAAACAAAGGATTGGATTGATCTGCACGATCCTGCTACAAACAAAGTGGTCACAAGAGTTCCGAAAGCAACTCCTGAAGAAATGCAGCAAGCCTTAGAGTCTTCAAAGAAAGCTTTTAAGAGCTGGTCTCAAACTTCGGTTCTATCGCGACAACAAATTATGTTTAATCTTCAAGCTCTCATAAAAAAGAATATGGCCGAATTGGCCAAAAATATCACCCAGGAGCAAGGAAAAACTTTGATTGATGCTGAGGGTGATGTCTTGCGTGGTCTTC aggTTGTTGAACACTGCTGCAGCATACCATCTCTAACTATGGGAGAACATGTGCCCAACATTGCCAAGGATATGGATAGTTACTCTTTGACTTTGCCATTGGGAGTAACTGCTGGAATTGCTCCTTTTAACTTCCCTGCTATGATTCCATTATGGATGTTCCCAGTAGCAATCACTTGTGGAAACACGAGCATCATTAAACCCTCAGAGCGCGTTCCAGGAGCCACAATGATGCTCATGGAGCTTTTAAACGAAGCCGGGTGCCCACCAGGAGTCGTGAATGTTATCCACGGCGCACATGATTCCGTGAACTTCATCTGTGACGCTCCTGAAATTAAAGCAGTTTCATTTGTTGGCTCTGACCAAGCTGGTAAATATATTTATGAGCGTGCAGGCCGTAATGGAAAACGTGTCCAAAGCAACATGGGTGCTAAGAACCATGGTGTAATAATGGCTGATGCTAACAAAGAAAACACTTTAAACCAACTTACCGGTGCAGCATTTGGGGCCGCCGGTCAACGTTGCATGGCACTCTCAACAGCTGTATTCGTTGGAGAGGCGCAGAAGTGGATTCCAGATTTGGTGGAACGTGCCCAAAAATTGAAAGTCAACGCTGGGCACCTTCCTGGAACTGACATTGGACCAGTTATTAGCCCAGAATCTAAGCAGCGAATCTTTGACTTGGTTCAATCAGGAGTTGATGAAGGTGCCAAATTGCTTTTAGACGGCCGAAATATTAAGGTTCCTGGATACGAGGGGGGTAATTTTGTCGGACCAACAATATTGTGCAATGTTAGTCCACAAATGAAGTGCTACAAGGAAGAAATTTTTGGACCTGTACTCGTTATTTTGAATGCGGATACAATTGATGATGCTATTGAGCTAATAAACAAAAACCCATATGGAAATGGAACAGCTATATTCACAACTAATGGAGCAACTTCAAGAAAATTTGTGAATGAAATTGACGTGGGACAAGTTGGCGTAAATGTGCCTATTCCAGTGCCACTTCCAATGTTCTCTTTCACTGGTTCGCGAGGCAGTTTTATGGGTGATCATCACTTTTATGGTAAACAAGGAGTTAAGTTTTACACACAAACTAAGACTGTGACTCAATTGTGGCGCCAAACTGATGTCAGCCATACTCAAGCTGCCGTTGCAATGCCCACAATGAAGTAA
- the LOC129909474 gene encoding uncharacterized protein LOC129909474 — MLYMNIKETGKSVPIHECTSTLEKAINVTAYVFRFIDKVKAKVKESREWERKYGKRRRRSLRYATKLERKAIQLTSSEKEGAIVYLLRREQERYFGKEITAIRKKRNLHGRSKIEALKPVLDDKLVLRAGGRLERSEIEYGKKHPAIVPTGSRLAWLIMDSAHKATKHGAVQVMMQHIRERFWIPRLRSELRMFIHKCLVCVRYNHRYESQLMADLPKERVTPGKAFLHTGVDYAGPFEIKTLDRVGEQITRQKCWVSIFVCLKTRAIHIDVVSSLTSTAFIACYERFISRRGRCERMYSDNGTTFVEAAKELQKAKEAWQGKETIDFLGAKGTEWRFMTPAAPHQGGIYEAAVKSMKFHLTRVVGAKVLTYEQMLTLLAGIEAILNSRPLQALSDDPNDLQALTPGHFLVGEPLVLPLPFITGEIPSTHGVQLWKERKRMLTHFWVRWKEEYRVTLLERKKWRREKHNVQVGQLCIIKSENFPPSAWAMGRIIKVIPGKDGLVRNVMIQTATNQLKRPVQKICILPIEE; from the coding sequence ATGTTATATATGAATATCAAAGAGACTGGAAAGAGTGTTCCGATACATGAATGTACGAGCACACTGGAGAAAGCAATTAACGTTACTGCATACGTTTTTCGCTTCATAGACAAAGTAAAAGCGAAGGTGAAAGAATCGAGAGAATGGGAGAGAAAGTACGGAAAGAGGCGAAGACGTTCGTTGCGGTACGCAACGAAGCTGGAAAGAAAGGCGATTCAACTCACATCGTCAGAGAAAGAAGGTGCGATAGTATATCTGCTGCGGAGAGAACAGGAAAGATATTTTGGGAAAGAAATAACTGCCATCCGAAAGAAGAGAAATTTGCACGGGAGAAGTAAGATAGAAGCTCTAAAGCCTGTATTGGATGATAAATTGGTCCTGAGGGCTGGGGGGCGACTGGAAAGATCTGAGATAGAATATGGAAAGAAACATCCAGCTATAGTACCGACTGGTTCTCGACTAGCATGGCTGATAATGGACAGTGCTCACAAGGCAACAAAGCACGGGGCTGTTCAGGTCATGATGCAACACATACGAGAAAGATTTTGGATTCCGAGATTAAGAAGCGAATTGAGAATGTTCATACACAAGTGTTTGGTTTGTGTTCGATACAACCACAGATACGAAAGTCAGCTAATGGCAGATCTGCCGAAGGAAAGAGTAACTCCTGGAAAGGCATTTCTACACACAGGTGTAGATTATGCGGGaccatttgaaatcaaaacattgGACAGAGTCGGTGAACAGATAACGAGACAGAAATGTTGggtctctatttttgtttgtctcaAAACGAGAGCCATACATATCGATGTTGTGTCAAGTCTGACATCAACTGCATTCATTGCCTGCTACGAAAGATTTATATCCCGAAGGGGAAGATGCGAAAGAATGTACAGCGACAACGGCACCACGTTCGTTGAAGCTGCGAAAGAACTACAGAAAGCGAAAGAAGCTTGGCAAGGGAAAGAGACGATAGACTTTCTTGGTGCGAAAGGGACAGAGTGGAGATTTATGACTCCAGCAGCGCCACATCAAGGTGGCATCTATGAGGCCGCAGTGAAATCTATGAAATTTCACTTAACAAGAGTGGTCGGAGCGAAAGTACTGACTTATGAGCAGATGTTGACATTGCTTGCTGGAATAGAAGCAATTTTGAACTCAAGGCCATTGCAGGCACTCAGTGACGATCCGAATGATTTACAGGCGTTAACGCCGGGACATTTTCTGGTGGGAGAGCCATTAGTGCTTCCACTACCATTCATAACGGGAGAGATACCAAGTACACATGGCGTACAACTATGGAAAGAACGAAAGAGAATGCTTACTCACTTTTGGGTAAGATGGAAAGAGGAATATCGGGTGACATTACTAGAACGAAAGAAATGGAGAAGAGAGAAGCACAACGTCCAGGTAGGTCAGCTGTGCATTATTAAGAGTGAGAATTTCCCGCCTTCAGCGTGGGCTATGGGAAGGATCATCAAGGTGATACCCGGAAAAGATGGACTTGTTCGAAATGTGATGATACAGACTGCAACCAATCAGCTAAAGAGGCCGGTGCAGAAGATTTGTATTTTACCAATAGAAGAGTAA
- the LOC129909475 gene encoding uncharacterized protein LOC129909475 codes for MGISGQSLHIKHKTILKIRPWFSKETTVEREFWVLPKEDQWRPAQNLTCMVNDTSQELPLADPDYWKEGPVDLLLGCKFLLAMFGKMDRRTDSVVCLKTTFGKIVLGQQGEFLSGKEFGQTYTIALSNEQLHEALKRLWLLDEIKPSFTRSKEEELVEQNFQNTYRRDSSGKFVVTIPLKESWKDIGTAELIAKRRFFALERKLERDAELKGKYVDFMREYERSGHMTPVVERRHNQTIYHIPHHCVTKKFQVVFAASCKTTNGISLNDVQMVGEKLQMDLHNILMRFRRHRVAISVDIKMMFRMVKIAKEQWDLQRIYWRESPKERLREYWLTVVTYGMASSAHNAVRALVQCAKDME; via the coding sequence ATGGGGATTAGCGGTCAGTCGCTTCACATCAAACATAAAACCATACTAAAGATTAGACCATGGTTTTCGAAAGAGACGACAGTTGAGCGAGAATTTTGGGTTTTGCCGAAAGAAGATCAGTGGAGGCCAGCACAGAACTTGACATGTATGGTTAACGATACATCTCAAGAGCTGCCATTGGCCGATCCTGATTATTGGAAAGAGGGTCCAGTGGACCTGCTGCTAGGATGCAAATTCCTATTAGCCATGTTTGGAAAGATGGACAGACGGACAGATAGTGTGGTTTGTTTAAAAACCACTTTTGGAAAGATAGTCTTAGGACAGCAGGGAGAGTTTCTCTCTGGGAAAGAATTTGGACAGACATACACAATAGCTTTGAGTAACGAACAGTTACATGAAGCACTAAAGAGATTATGGTTATTAGACGAGATTAAACCCTCGTTCACAAGATCGAAAGAAGAAGAGCTGGTggaacaaaatttccaaaacacgTATAGACGTGACAGTTCTGGAAAGTTTGTTGTAACGATTCCTTTAAAGGAATCATGGAAAGACATAGGCACTGCCGAGCTCATAGCGAAGCGAAGGTTTTTTGCCTTGGAAAGAAAGTTGGAAAGAGATGCTGAGCTGAAAGGGAAGTATGTTGACTTCATGAGAGAGTACGAAAGATCTGGTCATATGACTCCTGTTGTTGAAAGGCGTCATAACCAAACAATTTATCACATTCCACACCATTGCGTCACAAAGAAGTTCCAAGTGGTCTTTGCCGCCAGCTGTAAAACAACCAATGGAATATCGTTGAACGATGTTCAGATGGTAGGAGAGAAACTACAAATGGATCTGCACAATATTCTAATGCGTTTCAGAAGGCATAGAGTTGCGATTAGTGTAGACATCAAGATGATGTTCCGAATGGTAAAGATTGCGAAAGAACAGTGGGACCTTCAAAGAATTTATTGGAGGGAAAGCCCAAAGGAAAGATTAAGAGAATACTGGCTCACGGTAGTCACGTATGGAATGGCATCATCGGCTCACAATGCAGTGAGAGCCTTGGTGCAATGTGCGAAAGATATGGAATAG